A window of the Ostrea edulis chromosome 1, xbOstEdul1.1, whole genome shotgun sequence genome harbors these coding sequences:
- the LOC125664183 gene encoding uncharacterized protein LOC125664183 has translation MCFEWKWVVIHRDHYSAYRWEECENRISTLEKHSGRYLAPWNNAMVFNEESCTPENDERQPNLMEEHTTPNPEIGTQVVSRFAPFSRRLFGRIFGLFYDTRSLIFSTFEAVRNIMVRSSYRRGGRGSSMEDERNLRMWV, from the exons ATGTGCTTTGAATGGAAATGGGTTGTTATCCATCGCGATCACTACTCCGCTTACCGGTGGGAGGAGTGTGAGAATAGAATTTCAACACTGGAGAAACACAGTGGACGATACCTCGCCCCGTGGAATAACGCTATGGTGTTCAACGAAGAGTCATGCActccag AAAACGATGAAAGACAACCCAATCTCATGGAGGAACACACAACGCCGAACCCTGAAATCGGAACACAGGTGGTGTCGCGATTCGCACCATTCTCAAGAAGACTCTTTGGTAGAATTTTCGGGCTCTTTTATGACACAAGGTCTCTGATATTTTCTACGTTTGAAGCTGTTCGAAACATAATGGTTCGATCTAGCTATCGCCGAGGAGGCAGAGGGTCGTCAATGGAGGACGAGAGGAATCTGAGGATGTGGGTGTAG
- the LOC125664179 gene encoding fatty acid hydroxylase domain-containing protein 2-like isoform X2 has protein sequence MTSAHILLTATFTVYLSILTLVGGGFLVVDIYHRPRWVLKHKIQKGKNLMIEKGRLRGLLNNILLNSTVVLLPGAVVLYFLLKWRDSDLSFTPPAIPTFFLHLSGFVVIEEIGFYYSHRLMHSSFLYKRVHKKHHEWTAPIGLTAVYSHPIEMLVTNLIPFLCGPVVFGSCLVTALWWFAIAFTVTIIHHSGYHLPLLPSPEFHDFHHLKFTGNYGVLGVLDRLHGTDKVFRESSRFRKHRFVFSSRTLT, from the exons ATGACCAGTGCTCATATATTGCTCACAG CCACCTTCACTGTTTACCTGTCCATTCTAACATTGGTCGGTGGCGGGTTTCTGGTGGTGGACATCTACCACAGACCGAGATGGGTCCTCAAGCATAAAATCCAGAAAGGCAAAAATCTCATG ATCGAGAAGGGGCGCCTGCGGGGCCTGTTAAACAATATCCTCCTTAACAGTACCGTGGTCTTGTTGCCAGGGGCTGTTGTGTTGTACTTCCTGTTAAAATGGCGAGACTCGGACCTCTCCTTTACACCGCCAGCCATACCGACTTTCTTTCTCCACCTGTCTGGGTTTGTCGTCATTGAAGAGATTGGATTTTATTATTCACACAG GTTGATGCATTCCTCGTTTCTCTATAAACGCGTACACAAGAAACATCACGAGTGGACAGCTCCCATTGGTCTGACCGCAGTGTATTCCCATCCAATAGAAATGTTGGTTACTAACCTGATTCCGTTTTTGTGCGGACCTGTGGTTTTCGGAAGTTGCCTCGTGACAGCCTTATGGTGGTTTGCTATTGCTTTCACAGTTACCATAATTCACCACAGCGGCTACCACCTTCCGCTACTACCATCACCAGAATTTCACGACTTTCATCATTTAAA ATTTACGGGGAATTATGGTGTTCTAGGCGTCCTGGATAGACTACATGGTACCGACAAAGTGTTCCGTGAGAGTTCACGATTCAGGAAACATCGATTTGTTTTCTCTTCGAGAACTTTGACTTGA
- the LOC125664518 gene encoding mucin-2-like, with amino-acid sequence MLSNVSTSYRHISQTTDTPRQHYTHLTNNRHFNNIRHLSPTTDTSHQQHTYLTINRHTSPSTGTPHQQQTHLIINIHISPSTTDTPHHQQTHLTNNRHISPTTYTSHHQQQTHLTNNRHISPSTTDTSHQQHTYLTINNRHISSTTYISHHQQTHLTNNSHTSPTTDTSHQQHTHLTIDRHISQITDTPHQQQTHLTNNRHISPTTDTPHQQQIYFINNRHISPSTNTCNQQQTHLTNNNRHISPTTDTPHQQQPHLTNNRHILTTDTPHHQQTYFINNRHISPSTDTCHQQQTHVTNNNRHISSTTDTPHKQQTNLTNNRHISPSTDISHHQQTHLNNNRHLSSTTDTSHQQQTHLTNNRHISPSTTDTSHHQQQTHLTNNRHISPTTDTSHHQQTHLTINRHLTNNRHISPSTYTSHHQQQTHLTNNRHISPSTDTPHHQQTPHQQQTHLTINNRHISSTTDTPHHQQTQLTINRHISPTTDTYQQQTHLTNNRHISPTPYTSHQQHQTHLTINIYISQTLTDTCHQQQTHLTNNRHTSPTTDTSHQQETHLTNNRHTSPTTDTSHQQETHLTNNRHISTTDTPLHQQTHLTIYRHTSSSTYNLINNIHISPTTPGTSHQQQTHLTNNRHISSTTDTPHHQQTHLTINRHISPTTDTSHQ; translated from the coding sequence ATGCTCAGTAATGTCAGTACTTCCTACAGACACATCTCACAAACAACAGACACACCTCGCCAACACTACACACATCTCACCAACAACAGACATTTTAACAACATCAGACACCTCTCACCAACAACAGACACATCTCATCAACAACATACATATCTCACCATCAACAGACACACCTCACCATCAACAGGCACACCTCACCAACAACAGACACATCTCATCATCAACATACACATCTCACCATCAACAACAGACACACCTCACCATCAACAGACACACCTCACCAACAACAGACACATCTCACCAACAACATACACATCTCACCATCAACAACAGACACATCTCACCAACAACAGACATATCTCACCATCAACAACAGACACATCTCATCAACAACATACATATCTCACCATCAACAACAGACACATCTCATCAACAACATACATATCTCACCATCAACAGACACACCTCACCAACAACAGCCACACCTCACCAACAACAGACACATCTCACCAACAACATACACATCTCACCATCGACAGACATATCTCACAAATAACAGACACACCTCACCAACAACAGACACACCTCACCAACAACAGACATATCTCACCAACAACAGACACACCTCACCAACAACAGATATATTTCATCAACAACAGACACATCTCGCCATCAACAAACACATGTAATCAACAACAGACACACCTCACAAACAACAACAGACACATCTCACCAACAACAGACACACCTCACCAACAACAGCCACATCTCACCAATAACAGACACATATTAACAACAGACACACCTCACCATCAACAGACATATTTCATCAACAACAGACACATCTCGCCATCAACAGACACATGTCATCAACAACAGACACACGTCACAAACAACAACAGACACATCTCATCAACAACAGATACACCTCACAAACAACAGACAAACCTCACCAACAATAGACACATCTCACCATCAACAGACATATCTCACCATCAACAGACACATCTCAACAACAACAGACACCTCTCATCAACAACAGACACATCTCACCAACAACAGACACACCTCACAAACAATAGACACATCTCACCATCAACAACAGACACATCTCACCATCAACAACAGACACATCTCACCAACAACAGACACATATCACCAACAACAGACACATCTCACCATCAACAGACACACCTCACCATCAACAGACACCTCACCAACAACAGACACATCTCACCATCAACATACACATCTCACCATCAACAACAGACACATCTCACCAACAACAGACACATTTCACCATCAACAGACACACCTCACCATCAACAGACACCTCACCAACAACAGACACATCTCACCATCAACAACAGACACATCTCATCAACAACAGACACACCTCATCATCAACAGACACAACTCACCATCAACAGACACATCTCACCAACAACAGACACATATCAACAACAGACACATCTCACCAACAACAGACACATCTCACCAACACCATACACATCTCACCAACAACACCAGACACATCTCACCATCAACATATACATCTCACAAACATTAACAGACACATGTCATCAACAACAGACACACCTCACCAACAACAGACACACCTCACCAACAACAGACACATCTCACCAACAAGAGACACATCTCACCAACAACAGACACACCTCACCAACAACAGACACATCTCACCAACAAGAGACACATCTCACCAATAACAGACACATCTCAACAACAGACACACCTCTCCATCAACAGACACATCTCACCATCTACAGACACACCTCATCGTCAACATATAATCTCATCAACAACATACACATCTCACCAACAACACCAGGCACATCTCATCAACAACAGACACATCTCACCAACAACAGACACATCTCATCAACAACAGACACACCTCATCATCAACAGACACACCTCACCATCAACAGACACATTTCACCAACAACAGACACATCTCACCAATAA
- the LOC125664173 gene encoding E3 ubiquitin-protein ligase TRIM71-like — protein MLHPRRSAQEVLLCDSCETAPLQSHCELCNINLCTNCVGKHLLDSSRKHRVIPFIEKSSAPKVYPKCPTHADKQSELYCEECDVPVCSTCVSKKHRGHNLCDVLEKFSAKTESLQKDLEELESRICPRYEEMASDVQTEKSELETNYGKLTTAADQQGEVLHREVTAIVNQRKSDIQEMKNKHMAALDKNTDEITQRITELRKIIEDLKKILNTKDVSLTSTYKSRNGEFRQLPPKVRVTLPSLSPQKINTEKLREMFGSLSPLSINTEQGDTMKSAEAVSSPPVKPLLDDPRVTATIDTGYQYLHSVSCLSEDQVWTCGNNETMKLLNLQSKLLTSIQTKSGDYPGDIAVTRDGDLVYTDNSNNINLIKNKQIQTVITLQGWRPLYVCCTADNDLLVTMYSDDGKQFKVVRYSGSTEKQSIQFDDQGRPLYSSGGYYKHLSENKNLDICVADYRASAVVVVNQSGKLRFRYTGHPSNTEQSFKPFGITTDSQSHILTADCYKHRIHILDQDGQFLRYIHCDLLSPWGLCVDIRDNLFVAELGTAKVKKIQYL, from the coding sequence ATGCTGCACCCCCGGCGCAGTGCGCAGGAAGTCCTACTGTGCGACTCCTGTGAAACTGCCCCGctacagagtcactgtgaactttgtaatataaatctctgtACTAACTGTGTAGGTAAACATCTCTTGGATTCGTCTAGAAAACACCGAGTCATACCGTTCATAGAGAAAAGTTCTGCCCCCAAAGTCTACCCAAAATGTCCGACACACGCCGACAAACAAAGCGAACTTTACTGCGAGGAATGTGACgttcctgtctgttctacctgtGTCTCAAAAAAACATAGAGGGCACAATTTATGTGATGTTCTGGAAAAATTCAgcgctaaaacagaaagtttacaaaaagatttagAGGAACTAGAGAGCAGAATTTGTCCtcgatatgaagaaatggcgtcCGATGTCCAAACAGAGAAATCCGAGTTAGAAACGAATTACGGGAAACTGACAACAGCTGCCGACCAACAAGGAGAAGTCTTACACCGGGAGgtcaccgccattgtcaaccagcggaaatccgacattcaggagatgaaaaataaacatatggCTGCCTTAGATAAAAACACAGATGAAATTACACAGAGAATTACAGAACTTAGAAAGATCATTGAGGACCTGAAGAAAATACTGAACACCAAGGACGTCTCTTTAAcgtctacttacaaatctaggaatggCGAGTTCCGACAATTACCTCCTAAAGTCCGAGTCACATTACCGAGTTTatctcctcagaaaataaacacagaaaagctccgtgaaatgtttggttctctgtcgccattatccattaacacagaacaaggcgacacaatgaagtcagcagaagctgtatcgtctcctccagtcaaaccactgcttgatgacccgcgcgtcaccgccaccatagacactgggtatcaATATCTacacagtgttagctgtctgagtgaagatcaagtctggacatgcgGGAATAACGAAaccatgaagctgctcaacctccagagtaaactactgacatcaatacaaaccaagtcaggggaCTATCCAggggacatagcagtgacacgggacggagatcttgtttatactgacaaTAGTAACAATATAAACctaattaagaataaacagatacagactgtgatcacactacaggggtggagacctctctatgtctgctgtaccgcggataacgatctcctggttaccatgtaCAGTGATGATGGAAAACAAttcaaagtcgtgcgttactccggctccacagagaaacaaagcattcagtttgatgatcagggtcgtcctctctactcaTCTGGTGGTTACTATAAACACCTTagtgagaacaagaacctggatatctgtgtggctgactatagagctagtgcagtagtggtggtcaatcagtcaggaaaactccgatttagatacactggtcatccctctaataccgagCAATCATTTAAACCattcggcatcactacagacagccagagtcacatcctgacagcagactgtTACAAacaccgtatccacatcctagatcaggacggacagttcctccgttacattcactgtgatttacTCAGTCCatggggtttatgtgtggacatcagagacaacctctttgtggctgagttaggcactgctaaagtgaagaaaatccaatatctataa
- the LOC125664179 gene encoding fatty acid hydroxylase domain-containing protein 2-like isoform X1 → MDIRHSTDFSELFRVVWSTFTVYLSILTLVGGGFLVVDIYHRPRWVLKHKIQKGKNLMIEKGRLRGLLNNILLNSTVVLLPGAVVLYFLLKWRDSDLSFTPPAIPTFFLHLSGFVVIEEIGFYYSHRLMHSSFLYKRVHKKHHEWTAPIGLTAVYSHPIEMLVTNLIPFLCGPVVFGSCLVTALWWFAIAFTVTIIHHSGYHLPLLPSPEFHDFHHLKFTGNYGVLGVLDRLHGTDKVFRESSRFRKHRFVFSSRTLT, encoded by the exons atggaTATTCGACATTCGACTGATTTTTCGGAGTTGTTCCGTGTAGTTTGGT CCACCTTCACTGTTTACCTGTCCATTCTAACATTGGTCGGTGGCGGGTTTCTGGTGGTGGACATCTACCACAGACCGAGATGGGTCCTCAAGCATAAAATCCAGAAAGGCAAAAATCTCATG ATCGAGAAGGGGCGCCTGCGGGGCCTGTTAAACAATATCCTCCTTAACAGTACCGTGGTCTTGTTGCCAGGGGCTGTTGTGTTGTACTTCCTGTTAAAATGGCGAGACTCGGACCTCTCCTTTACACCGCCAGCCATACCGACTTTCTTTCTCCACCTGTCTGGGTTTGTCGTCATTGAAGAGATTGGATTTTATTATTCACACAG GTTGATGCATTCCTCGTTTCTCTATAAACGCGTACACAAGAAACATCACGAGTGGACAGCTCCCATTGGTCTGACCGCAGTGTATTCCCATCCAATAGAAATGTTGGTTACTAACCTGATTCCGTTTTTGTGCGGACCTGTGGTTTTCGGAAGTTGCCTCGTGACAGCCTTATGGTGGTTTGCTATTGCTTTCACAGTTACCATAATTCACCACAGCGGCTACCACCTTCCGCTACTACCATCACCAGAATTTCACGACTTTCATCATTTAAA ATTTACGGGGAATTATGGTGTTCTAGGCGTCCTGGATAGACTACATGGTACCGACAAAGTGTTCCGTGAGAGTTCACGATTCAGGAAACATCGATTTGTTTTCTCTTCGAGAACTTTGACTTGA